The following are encoded together in the Methanosarcina flavescens genome:
- a CDS encoding NosD domain-containing protein — protein MEELNINRLKLLLLASFIFTLSSFIGAAATCTVATDGTGNYATIQAAVDNANSGDIIIVQPGTYYENININKPGLKNLELRSASGNAADTIIANYIGGHVISVSYGDNLAIKGFTIRGAGNDTAGINMVGSHHCTIENNIFLDDALGVQLTSSSNHNKIHNNIFVKDNAAGRAINIEGSGYNKISGNTVSNQRYGIHISNSDWNELSSNTVSQSTDDGILLQGNSKNNTLEYNFVSTSGRYGIYCVNSTDNKLISNIVSNGTDGISLVSSPGSTISGNDVSFTSAHAIFLNTSSNSNVENNNVSSSPYGIAMRYSNNSNVVNNYAYNNTRGIFITLWSNNNMLSGNKANSNNNGIVLAYNASNNIIDSNEANSNSNYGIVLGTSFDNKVLNNKISQNDRGGISLGTSVRNILSDNIVNSNRAYGILLENSDYNNITSNIVQSNKNGIYLENSNNSYLISNTVPDSERAIQLSNSSNDKLINNNLSDNRNFGILLVNSSNIELSGNTAFNSSVGISLSSSVNNNISGNTISWNNDHGIFLCARSLDNFIYNNNFCNAINANVKNARCVWNVANTSGRNIMGGSYLGGNFWAKPDGTGHSQITPDANNDGFADEPFITNNVTDNLPLIDVPDPIAPEADFSANPTSGYAPLSVQFTDLSLNAISRNWDIGIDGTIESTNASFTYVFSVPGTYPVRLTAINENGTDTRDMNITVSGIPPKADFSANPMSGYAPLSVQFTDLSQNATSRNWDIGKDGTIESTNASFVYVFSVPGTYPVSLTAINENGTSSKDLTITVIQQSSSGGGSKKGGGSKRSGGGGGGGSPEPARNVEVKELSQVRVVSGNPVKFDFPKNATCVVYVSFDAKKTAGKTTTIAEQLKAKSTLTSNLSSDEVYKYFNLWVGNAGFATEKNIENPVVCFKVEKSWLEEKNIDQNSITFNRYSDKKWSELPIKLLKEDSKYLYFTADTPGFTHFAITGKTIEKPTADTKPAAETSELEEKNTTVNETEKEQNSQQGTGKDKVTSIPGFEGLCVVACLITLFLHKKK, from the coding sequence AGCATCTTTTATTTTCACACTAAGTTCCTTTATCGGAGCAGCTGCGACATGTACTGTAGCCACTGACGGTACGGGAAACTATGCGACAATACAGGCTGCGGTGGACAATGCGAATTCGGGTGATATAATTATCGTACAGCCGGGAACCTATTATGAGAACATCAATATAAATAAACCCGGACTAAAGAATTTGGAGCTGAGGTCTGCATCCGGTAATGCTGCGGATACAATAATAGCCAATTATATAGGCGGTCATGTAATCTCTGTTAGTTATGGAGATAATTTAGCAATTAAAGGATTTACGATCAGAGGAGCTGGAAACGATACCGCAGGCATCAACATGGTTGGAAGTCACCACTGTACAATTGAAAATAATATATTTTTGGATGATGCCCTTGGAGTACAGCTGACGTCAAGCTCTAATCACAACAAAATTCACAACAATATATTTGTCAAAGATAATGCTGCTGGCAGAGCAATTAATATTGAAGGATCCGGGTATAACAAAATCTCGGGGAATACAGTCTCAAACCAGAGGTATGGAATTCATATCAGTAATTCTGATTGGAACGAGCTTTCAAGTAATACTGTAAGCCAGAGTACTGACGACGGTATACTTTTGCAAGGAAATTCAAAAAATAATACTCTTGAATACAACTTCGTAAGTACAAGCGGGAGATATGGAATCTATTGTGTAAACTCAACCGATAATAAACTGATTAGCAATATAGTGTCCAATGGTACTGATGGGATTTCTCTTGTATCGTCCCCTGGAAGCACAATCTCAGGCAATGACGTATCATTTACCAGTGCCCATGCTATCTTTCTGAATACTTCCAGTAATAGTAACGTAGAAAACAATAATGTCTCAAGTAGTCCCTACGGAATAGCTATGAGATATTCTAACAATAGTAACGTGGTCAACAATTATGCTTACAACAATACCAGAGGCATTTTCATTACCCTGTGGTCAAATAACAACATGCTCTCAGGCAATAAGGCAAATTCAAATAATAATGGTATTGTTCTTGCATACAATGCCAGTAATAATATTATCGACAGCAATGAAGCAAATTCGAATAGCAATTACGGTATCGTGCTAGGAACTTCATTCGATAATAAAGTGTTAAATAACAAAATATCGCAAAATGACAGGGGAGGAATTTCCCTCGGTACATCCGTAAGAAATATACTCTCTGACAATATTGTGAACTCAAATAGAGCTTATGGGATTCTTCTGGAAAACTCCGACTACAATAATATTACCAGCAACATTGTCCAATCAAATAAGAACGGAATTTACCTGGAGAATTCGAATAACAGTTACCTTATCAGCAATACCGTACCTGACAGTGAGAGAGCTATCCAACTGTCGAACTCAAGTAATGACAAGCTTATTAACAATAATCTCTCGGATAATCGTAATTTTGGAATTCTTCTGGTAAATTCCAGCAATATTGAACTTTCTGGGAATACTGCTTTTAACAGCAGCGTAGGCATTTCCTTGAGCTCGTCAGTAAATAACAACATCTCAGGTAATACCATCAGTTGGAATAATGATCATGGTATTTTCCTGTGTGCCAGAAGCCTTGATAACTTTATCTATAACAATAATTTCTGCAACGCTATAAATGCCAACGTTAAAAATGCTAGATGCGTCTGGAATGTAGCAAATACCAGTGGCAGAAACATTATGGGTGGTTCATACCTTGGCGGCAACTTCTGGGCAAAACCAGACGGTACAGGACATTCACAGATCACACCTGACGCAAACAATGACGGATTTGCAGATGAGCCATTTATTACGAACAACGTTACAGACAATTTACCCCTTATAGATGTTCCTGACCCGATTGCTCCGGAGGCAGACTTCAGTGCCAATCCCACGAGTGGTTATGCTCCTCTCTCCGTTCAGTTCACTGACCTGTCATTAAATGCAATTTCAAGGAACTGGGATATTGGCATTGATGGAACTATTGAGTCTACAAATGCCAGCTTTACCTATGTGTTCTCAGTGCCTGGGACTTATCCTGTCAGATTAACCGCAATTAATGAAAACGGCACGGATACAAGAGATATGAATATAACTGTAAGCGGAATCCCTCCTAAAGCCGACTTCAGTGCCAATCCCATGAGCGGTTATGCTCCTCTTTCGGTCCAGTTCACTGACCTTTCGCAGAACGCAACCTCAAGGAACTGGGATATTGGCAAGGACGGGACTATTGAGTCTACAAATGCCAGCTTTGTTTATGTGTTCTCAGTTCCTGGAACTTATCCTGTTAGCCTAACTGCGATCAATGAAAATGGCACTTCCTCAAAGGATTTGACAATAACTGTCATACAGCAGAGCAGTTCAGGCGGAGGAAGCAAAAAGGGCGGTGGTAGCAAACGCAGCGGTGGTGGTGGCGGTGGGGGTTCCCCTGAACCTGCAAGAAATGTTGAAGTCAAGGAACTTTCACAGGTACGCGTTGTAAGCGGAAATCCCGTGAAATTTGATTTCCCGAAAAATGCCACCTGCGTTGTGTATGTTAGCTTTGATGCAAAGAAGACCGCAGGCAAGACCACAACTATTGCCGAGCAGCTCAAAGCAAAATCAACCCTGACTTCAAATCTGTCCTCAGATGAGGTCTACAAGTACTTTAACCTCTGGGTTGGAAATGCAGGTTTTGCAACGGAAAAGAATATTGAAAACCCTGTAGTGTGCTTCAAGGTCGAAAAATCCTGGCTTGAGGAAAAGAACATTGACCAGAATTCAATCACGTTCAACAGGTATAGCGATAAAAAATGGTCCGAGCTGCCCATAAAGCTGTTGAAAGAAGATAGTAAATATCTGTACTTCACGGCAGACACCCCAGGCTTCACCCATTTTGCAATAACAGGAAAAACCATAGAGAAACCCACGGCTGATACAAAGCCTGCGGCTGAAACATCAGAACTTGAGGAGAAAAACACAACAGTAAATGAAACAGAAAAGGAACAGAATTCTCAGCAGGGAACCGGGAAGGATAAAGTCACAAGCATACCCGGATTTGAAGGACTTTGTGTTGTAGCCTGCCTTATTACATTATTCTTGCATAAGAAAAAATAA